A DNA window from Daucus carota subsp. sativus chromosome 3, DH1 v3.0, whole genome shotgun sequence contains the following coding sequences:
- the LOC108211607 gene encoding uncharacterized protein LOC108211607, which translates to MAKCLVKIFFFCSLFVVISGAGDTLPANQAFAINDTIVSADGVFELGFFSPGSSKNLYLSIRYKKASQITAWLANRDAPLTDALGRLTLSSQGSLEIFDGRDTKIWSTNSTKALKNPVAQLLNTGNLVIRAADDPDPGHYLWKSFDFPDNTLVPGMKIGKNLEDGIVWSFNSWKSTDDPSLGNFQVKLDITGYPQLILFNGSSTLIRIGPWNGDRFSGIPSSGPNNIFRDEFAITGDEIYYKYEIVDNSVLIRTTIEPDGRVIRYTWTRESNVWKATIFLQPDYCDDYARCGANGICNVNTLCRCSEGFQPKNADAWKSLNFSEGCILASKLNCSVRDEFVPRPNMKWPDTRNSSYDLSMNLGDCKKKCLENCSCTAYAYANNTEKGGGCLFWFGALIDIRDQEQSGLGFYVRVAASDSGSSNSSTRGRQIALFVLVPIVSFLTVILVFYLRRVCKNRKKSGEMIEKEIDKGRDDLPLFDFRTIANATNNFSDGNKLGQGGFGPVYKAILEDGQEVAVKRRSTCSTQGIEEFGNEVSCIAKLQHRNLVRLLGWSTTEEGERLLVYEYMPNKSLDYFIFGDMKQRASLDWPKRYKIINGIAKGLLYLHEDSRLRVIHRDLKASNILLDYNMDPKISDFGMARSFGDTETEANTARVVGTYGYMAPEYAIEGAFSVKSDVYSFGVLVIEILSGKKSRFFNHPGHNLNLIGHAWTSYNEDRLSELIDVSIPKTSDRSEVFRVFQIGLLCVQQYPEDRPNMSSVLMMLTSKVSLPHPKQPGFFIERKFDKAYNSSRKYEADSVNSIIDSSSSNQTITIVSPRYYNLQVYSTGVSMKPVNLRGLINMSRITICFTFIFFCSFFVVSYGAGDILSANQTIKSGETIVSAGGVYELGFFSREGLNNIQYLSIRYKKAGQVIAWIANRDAPLANATGSLTLTSEGTLQLFNGTNTVIWSSNSTKSSKTPVAQLLDNGNLVVRSGNDPAGTILWQSFDFPDNAFLPSMKIGSKIGKNSVPGLAWSFNSWKSDDDPTPGSFHVRLDISGYPQLVLYNGSDIFLRVGPWNGISWSGIPTAGPNNIFVDEFHFKEDEIFYKYELYSNALLIRLVIVPDGRIIRYTWTERSNKWEPATFVQADYCDGYAICGEYATCNLNTLCRCLDGFQPKNLDAWRGLNFSEGCVRSTELICSDRNAFVPHSNKKLPDTHRSTYNLSMNLEDCKKKCLQNCSCTAYANTNITGKGSGCLLWFGGLLDIRDQQQSGHVFYVRDVASDSGSGSSSTASSSSGARRIVLIAVLPIISILSVVLGFYLWYIRKYKKKNREEPKEDENDNGEEDLPSFDFRTIANATNNFSNNNKLGEGGFGPVFKGILEDGKEIAVKKPSTRSTQGVEEFKNEVSCIAKLQHRNLVRLLGWSSTEEGERMLVYEYMPNKSLNFFIFGDSKQRALLDWPKRYNIINGIAKGLLYLHEDSRLRVIHRDLKASNILLDYNMNPKISDFGMARSFGDTETEANTARVVGTYGYMSPEYAIEGAFSVKSDVYSFGVLMIEIVSGKKSRFFNHPGHNLNLMGHAWMSYKEDKLSELIDESIWESVDQSEVFRVILIGLLCVQQYPEDRPNMSAVLMMLTSNISLPHPKQPGFFTERKLDEEYNLSGNEADAFYNLLDSSSSNQTVTGVEPR; encoded by the exons ATGGCAAAATGCCTTGTTaaaatcttcttcttctgctccTTGTTTGTCGTGATCTCCGGTGCAGGAGACACCCTTCCTGCAAATCAAGCCTTTGCTATCAACGACACTATTGTGTCAGCTGACGGTGTCTTTGAACTTGGTTTCTTCAGTCCTGGAAGCTCCAAGAATCTCTACTTAAGCATACGATACAAAAAGGCGAGTCAGATCACCGCTTGGCTTGCCAATCGAGATGCACCTCTTACGGATGCTTTAGGCAGGCTAACGCTAAGTAGCCAAGGCAGTCTTGAAATTTTTGATGGGAGAgataccaaaatttggtcaacaAACTCGACCAAAGCTTTGAAGAATCCTGTGGCACAGTTATTGAACACAGGGAATCTTGTCATCAGAGCAGCTGATGATCCTGATCCAGGACATTATCTGTGGAAAAGTTTCGATTTCCCTGACAATACTTTAGTACCAGGCATGAAGATCGGAAAAAACTTGGAAGATGGCATAGTTTGGTCCTTCAATTCTTGGAAAAGCACTGATGATCCTTCTCTAGGAAATTTCCAGGTTAAGCTTGATATCACTGGTTACCCGCAGCTAATCCTATTCAATGGCTCGTCTACTCTCATCCGGATTGGTCCCTGGAATGGTGATAGATTCAGTGGTATTCCTAGTTCCGgtccaaataatatatttcGGGATGAGTTTGCTATTACAGGGGACGAGATATATTATAAGTATGAGATTGTGGATAATTCAGTGCTTATAAGGACAACTATAGAACCTGATGGGAGAGTAATCCGTTACACGTGGACTCGCGAAAGTAATGTATGGAAGGCAACTATATTTCTCCAGCCGGATTACTGTGATGATTATGCACGCTGTGGGGCAAATGGTATCTGTAACGTCAACACTCTTTGTAGGTGTTCCGAAGGATTTCAGCCCAAAAATGCAGATGCCTggaaaagtttaaatttttcaGAGGGTTGCATCCTAGCGTCAAAATTGAATTGCAGTGTTAGGGATGAATTTGTACCGCGGCCAAACATGAAATGGCCAGATACAAGGAACTCGTCGTATGACTTGAGCATGAACCTTGGGGATTGTAAAAAGAAGTGCCTCGAAAATTGCTCTTGTACAGCCTATGCATATGCAAACAACACTGAAAAAGGAGGTGGATGCTTGTTTTGGTTCGGTGCCCTAATTGATATCAGAGATCAAGAACAGAGTGGGCTTGGTTTTTATGTTAGGGTAGCTGCCTCAGACTCAG GTTCAAGTAACAGCTCTACTAGAGGAAGGCAAATTGCACTGTTTGTACTTGTACCCATTGTATCATTTTTAACAGTAATACTTGTCTTCTATCTGAGGCGTGTATGCAAGAAcaggaagaaaagtggagaaatgATCGAGAAGGAGATTGATAAGGGGAGGGATGACTTACCATTGTTCGACTTCAGAACTATTGCTAATGCCACAAACAACTTTTCTGACGGTAATAAGCTTGGGCAAGGTGGCTTTGGACCTGTCTACAAG GCTATTCTGGAAGACGGGCAGGAAGTAGCTGTAAAGAGGCGTTCAACATGTTCGACACAAGGAATAGAAGAATTCGGAAATGAAGTGTCCTGCATTGCAAAGCTTCAACACCGGAACCTGGTTAGGCTTCTTGGTTGGTCCACCACTGAGGAAGGAGAAAGGTTGTTGGTATATGAATATATGCCCAATAAAAGCTTAGACTACTTCATATTTGGAG ATATGAAACAGAGAGCATCACTAGACTGGCCTAAGCGTTACAAGATAATAAACGGGATCGCTAAGGGGCTGCTTTATCTTCATGAAGACTCCAGATTAAGGGTCATCCATAGAGATCTCAAAGCCAGCAACATCCTTCTTGATTATAATATGGACCCAAAAATCTCAGATTTTGGCATGGCGAGAAGTTTTGGAGATACTGAGACTGAAGCAAATACGGCAAGAGTGGTTGGAACATA CGGTTACATGGCCCCGGAGTATGCCATTGAAGGTGCATTTTCTGTAAAATCGGATGTTTATAGTTTCGGTGTACTGGTAATAGAAATTCTGAGTGGGAAGAAAAGCAGATTCTTTAATCATCCGGGACACAACCTTAATCTTATTGGCCAT GCATGGACGAGTTATAACGAAGATAGGCTTTCGGAACTAATTGACGTGTCAATCCCAAAGACAAGTGACCGATCTGAAGTTTTTCGAGTATTTCAGATAGGGCTATTATGTGTTCAACAATATCCAGAAGACAGACCAAACATGTCATCAGTACTCATGATGTTAACAAGTAAAGTGTCGCTTCCTCATCCAAAACAACCTGGTTTTTTCATCGAAAGAAAATTTGATAAAGCTTATAATTCATCAAGAAAGTATGAAGCAGATTCTGTGAATAGCATCATTGATTCGTCTTCATCAAACCAGACTATTACAATTGTTTCACCCAGATA CTATAAT CTACAAGTATATTCGACAGGGGTGAGCATGAAACCAGTAAATCTGAGAGGGCTTATAAACATGAGTAGGATTACTATATGCTTTACTTTTATCTTCTTCTGCTCATTTTTCGTAGTAAGCTATGGTGCAGGAGATATCCTTTCTGCAAATCAGACCATCAAAAGCGGAGAAACGATTGTCTCAGCCGGTGGTGTGTATGAACTTGGTTTTTTTAGTCGCGAAGGCTTAAACAATATTCAGTACCTGAGCATAAGGTACAAGAAGGCAGGTCAGGTCATTGCATGGATTGCCAATCGAGATGCACCCCTTGCTAATGCAACAGGCTCACTCACGCTAACTAGCGAGGGGACTCTCCAACTTTTTAATGGCACAAACACCGTTATTTGGTCATCAAACTCCACAAAATCCTCAAAGACTCCGGTGGCACAGTTATTAGACAATGGAAATCTTGTTGTCAGATCAGGGAATGATCCTGCAGGTACTATTCTTTGGCAAAGTTTTGATTTTCCTGACAATGCATTCCTGCCAAGCATGAAGATCGGAAGCAAGATAGGGAAGAACTCAGTACCCGGCCTAGCTTGGTCCTTCAATTCTTGGAAAAGCGATGATGATCCTACTCCTGGGAGTTTCCATGTTAGACTTGATATCAGTGGTTACCCACAACTAGTCCTATACAATGGCTCGGATATATTTCTCCGGGTTGGTCCCTGGAATGGTATATCATGGAGTGGTATTCCTACTGCAGgtccaaataatatatttgtggATGAGTTTCACTTTAAGGAGGATGAAATATTCTATAAGTATGAACTGTACAGTAATGCGTTACTCATAAGGCTAGTCATAGTGCCTGATGGGCGAATAATACGTTATACATGGACTGAAAGAAGTAACAAGTGGGAGCCAGCTACGTTTGTCCAGGCAGATTACTGTGATGGTTATGCAATCTGTGGGGAATATGCTACTTGTAACCTTAACACTCTCTGCAGGTGTTTAGATGGATTTCAGCCCAAAAACCTGGATGCCTGGCGTGGCTTAAACTTTTCAGAGGGTTGTGTTCGATCTACTGAATTGATTTGTAGTGATAGAAATGCTTTTGTACCGCATTCAAACAAGAAATTGCCGGACACACATAGATCAACGTATAATTTGAGCATGAACCTTGAGGATTGCAAGAAGAAGTGCCTGCAGAACTGCTCTTGTACAGCATATGCAAACACAAACATCACTGGAAAAGGGAGTGGATGCTTGCTTTGGTTCGGGGGTCTTCTTGATATCAGAGATCAACAACAGAGTGGGCATGTTTTTTATGTAAGAGATGTTGCCTCGGATTCAG GTTCAGGTAGTAGTTCCACAGCAAGTAGCAGCTCCGGAGCAAGGCGAATTGTGCTGATTGCAGTTTTACCCATTATATCAATTCTGAGCGTGGTACTTGGCTTCTATCTGTGGTATATACGCAAGTACAAGAAGAAAAATAGAGAAG AACCGAAAGAGGATGAGAATGATAATGGGGAAGAAGATTTACCATCATTTGACTTCAGGACTATCGCGAATGCCACAAACAACTTCTCTAACAATAATAAACTTGGTGAAGGTGGCTTTGGACCTGTCTTTAAG GGAATTCTGGAAGACGGGAAGGAAATAGCTGTAAAGAAGCCTTCAACGCGCTCCACACAAGGAGTGGAAGAGTTCAAAAATGAAGTATCATGCATTGCAAAGCTTCAGCACCGCAATCTGGTCAGGCTTCTCGGTTGGTCCAGCACTGAGGAAGGAGAAAGGATGTTAGTCTATGAATACATGCCCAACAAAAGCTTAAATTTCTTTATATTTGGAG ATTCAAAACAGAGAGCATTACTAGATTGGCCTAAGCGTTACAACATAATAAACGGGATTGCTAAGGGGCTGCTTTATCTTCATGAAGACTCCAGATTAAGGGTCATTCATCGAGATCTCAAAGCTAGCAACATCCTTCTTGATTATAATATGAATCCAAAAATCTCAGATTTTGGCATGGCTAGAAGTTTCGGAGATACTGAAACAGAAGCAAACACTGCGAGGGTGGTCGGAACATA CGGCTACATGTCCCCTGAGTATGCAATTGAAGGAGCCTTTTCAGTTAAATCGGATGTTTATAGCTTTGGTGTGCTTATGATAGAGATTGTGAGTGGGAAGAAAAGCAGATTCTTCAATCATCCAGGCCACAACCTGAATCTTATGGGCCAT GCATGGATGAGCTATAAAGAAGACAAGCTTTCGGAACTAATTGATGAATCGATCTGGGAGTCAGTTGACCAATCTGAAGTGTTTCGAGTTATTCTGATTGGATTACTATGCGTCCAACAATATCCAGAAGACAGACCGAACATGTCGGCTGTACTCATGATGTTGACTAGTAACATTTCGCTGCCTCATCCGAAACAACCTGGATTCTTCACCGAAAGAAAACTTGATGAAGAGTATAATTTGTCAGGCAATGAAGCAGATGCTTTCTATAACTTGCTTGACTCGTCTTCATCAAACCAAACTGTTACAGGCGTTGAACCTCGATAG
- the LOC108214339 gene encoding G-type lectin S-receptor-like serine/threonine-protein kinase At4g27290 isoform X1, producing the protein MASAFAFLLIFFNLLFMESCKAVDRNRLSFNESIGRGESLVSLNQRFELGFFSPASTNNKSYLGIWYKNYPDIVAWVANRESPLTDSAGTLTIYRDGNLVLLNSSNSIIWSSNISLSSAQLQSSSVVHLLDSGNLVLTQNRSSVPEGSYVWQSFDYPGDTLLPGMKIGWDWTTGKARKLTSWVDTTDPSPGNFVYKMDLLGLPQVVLREGSEKKFRTGVWNGIRLSGLYRSRPTNPLFNYKFTNSTKEINFFYEFTANQTISRLVLNQSGILQRYAIRGGTSEWSLIYETPSDTCDPYAKCGPNGLCKATEDLSCECFHGFIPKSESEWNILDRTNGCIRRKPLNCLKGEGDGFLWINNVKLPDLLAQKFWFNGSMSLKECEQMCFGNCSCTAYANSDITGKGSGCLIWYGDLIDIKTLSNTEGSEQGMYIRLAASELKNGKKRLLVIISVVSAASVMLFVGLLAWCRLRTLKKRRERNNEDIDLPLYDLSTLASATNHFSDTSIIATGGFGPVYKGKLPSGQEIAVKRLSKDSGQGTEEFKNEIILISKLQHRNLVRILGWCLEGGEKLLVYEYMPNESLDKLIFDWKRTTLKWDNRFEIAIGIAKGLVYLHQDSRLRIIHRDLKASNVLLDSELRPKISDFGIARIFGGDQNEAKTKIVIGTYGYMSPEYIIDGKFSAKSDVYSYGVLLLEIVSGLKNTKYRMTEQYHSLLSHAWLLWNEGRTLEIVDRCLEDSYIKSEVQRCIQISLLCVQRSPKDRPTMSSVVSMLENKDVAIPEPKKPGFFIEQVQAETVTELTSGNQLTATTIDAR; encoded by the exons ATGGCTTCTGCCTTTGCTTTCCTCTTGATCTTCTTCAACTTATTATTCATGGAATCCTGCAAAGCAGTTGACAGGAATCGACTGAGTTTCAATGAAAGTATCGGTAGAGGTGAATCTTTGGTATCCCTGAATCAGAGGTTCGAGCTTGGTTTCTTTTCTCCTGCCAGCACAAACAACAAGTCATATTTAGGAATATGGTACAAGAACTACCCTGATATTGTTGCATGGGTAGCCAACAGGGAGAGTCCACTTACAGATTCAGCTGGAACTTTAACTATTTATAGAGATGGGAATCTTGTGCTACTCAATTCTTCAAATAGCATTATATGGTCATCGAATATCTCTCTCTCATCTGCTCAGCTGCAGAGTTCATCAGTTGTTCATCTTTTAGATTCTGGAAATCTTGTTCTGACACAAAATCGCAGTTCTGTGCCTGAAGGAAGTTATGTTTGGCAAAGCTTTGATTATCCAG GTGATACTCTTTTGCCTGGCATGAAGATTGGCTGGGACTGGACTACTGGCAAGGCCCGAAAATTGACATCCTGGGTAGACACCACTGATCCATCTCCTGGAAACTTTGTGTATAAGATGGATCTTCTTGGCTTGCCTCAAGTTGTTCTTCGTGAAGGATCAGAAAAGAAGTTCCGTACTGGGGTTTGGAATGGAATTCGATTAAGTGGCCTTTACAGATCAAGACCAACAAATCCGTTGTTCAATTACAAGTTTACTAATAGCACTAAAGAGATAAATTTCTTCTATGAATTCACAGCTAACCAAACGATATCAAGGCTTGTCCTGAATCAGTCTGGAATACTGCAGAGATATGCAATCCGAGGAGGGACTTCTGAATGGTCCTTGATATACGAGACACCAAGTGATACGTGTGATCCATATGCAAAATGTGGTCCCAATGGCCTCTGTAAGGCTACTGAAGATCTGAGTTGTGAGTGCTTTCATGGTTTCATCCCAAAGTCAGAAAGTGAATGGAATATTCTTGATAGAACTAATGGATGCATTAGGAGGAAACCGCTGAATTGTCTCAAGGGGGAGGGGGATGGATTTTTGTGGATTAATAATGTCAAACTGCCAGATCTTTTGGCACAGAAGTTCTGGTTTAATGGTAGCATGAGCTTAAAGGAATGTGAGCAAATGTGTTTCGGAAATTGCTCGTGTACAGCGTATGCAAATTCAGATATCACTGGAAAAGGAAGTGGCTGTTTAATATGGTACGGTGATTTGATTGATATAAAAACTTTATCAAATACAGAAGGGAGTGAGCAAGGGATGTACATACGTCTTGCAGCTTCAGAACTGA AAAACGGGAAAAAGAGACTACTTGTGATTATTTCAGTTGTATCAGCAGCTTCAGTGATGCTATTCGTAGGGTTGTTAGCTTGGTGCAGACTCCGAAcattaaagaaaagaagag AAAGAAATAATGAAGACATAGACCTACCATTATATGATCTGTCGACTTTAGCAAGCGCGACCAATCACTTTTCCGACACAAGTATTATTGCCACGGGTGGCTTTGGTCCTGTTTACAAG GGAAAGTTACCTTCGGGACAAGAGATAGCTGTGAAAAGACTTTCCAAAGATTCAGGACAAGGTACAGAAGAATTTAAGAATGAGATCATTTTAATCTCAAAACTTCAGCACCGAAATCTTGTCAGGATTTTAGGCTGGTGCCTTGAAGGGGGAGAGAAATTATTAGTGTACGAGTACATGCCTAACGAAAGTTTAGACAAGCTAATATTTG ACTGGAAAAGAACCACACTGAAGTGGGATAATAGATTCGAAATTGCAATAGGTATTGCAAAGGGACTGGTTTACCTACATCAAGACTCGAGGTTGAGAATAATACATCGGGATCTCAAAGCTAGCAATGTTTTACTTGATAGTGAGCTACGCCCTAAAATTTCAGACTTTGGCATTGCTAGAATATTTGGAGGTGATCAAAATGAAGCAAAAACTAAGATCGTGATAGGAACATA TGGTTATATGTCACCAGAATACATCATTGATGGAAAATTTTCAGCAAAGTCTGATGTCTACAGTTATGGCGTGCTTTTGTTAGAGATAGTCAGCGGCTTAAAGAACACCAAATATCGCATGACTGAACAATATCATAGTCTTTTAAGTCAT GCATGGCTGCTGTGGAATGAAGGGCGGACCCTGGAAATTGTGGACAGATGTTTGGAAGATTCATATATCAAGTCTGAAGTTCAAAGGTGTATCCAAATCAGTTTATTGTGTGTCCAGAGATCACCAAAAGACAGGCCTACAATGTCATCAGTTGTTTCTATGCTTGAAAATAAAGATGTGGCCATACCCGAGCCTAAGAAACCAGGTTTCTTTATTGAGCAAGTTCAAGCAGAAACTGTAACTGAATTAACCTCTGGGAATCAATTGACAGCGACAACTATAGATGCAAGATAG
- the LOC108214339 gene encoding G-type lectin S-receptor-like serine/threonine-protein kinase At4g27290 isoform X2, with the protein MKVKQATVSKTVDRNRLSFNESIGRGESLVSLNQRFELGFFSPASTNNKSYLGIWYKNYPDIVAWVANRESPLTDSAGTLTIYRDGNLVLLNSSNSIIWSSNISLSSAQLQSSSVVHLLDSGNLVLTQNRSSVPEGSYVWQSFDYPGDTLLPGMKIGWDWTTGKARKLTSWVDTTDPSPGNFVYKMDLLGLPQVVLREGSEKKFRTGVWNGIRLSGLYRSRPTNPLFNYKFTNSTKEINFFYEFTANQTISRLVLNQSGILQRYAIRGGTSEWSLIYETPSDTCDPYAKCGPNGLCKATEDLSCECFHGFIPKSESEWNILDRTNGCIRRKPLNCLKGEGDGFLWINNVKLPDLLAQKFWFNGSMSLKECEQMCFGNCSCTAYANSDITGKGSGCLIWYGDLIDIKTLSNTEGSEQGMYIRLAASELKNGKKRLLVIISVVSAASVMLFVGLLAWCRLRTLKKRRERNNEDIDLPLYDLSTLASATNHFSDTSIIATGGFGPVYKGKLPSGQEIAVKRLSKDSGQGTEEFKNEIILISKLQHRNLVRILGWCLEGGEKLLVYEYMPNESLDKLIFDWKRTTLKWDNRFEIAIGIAKGLVYLHQDSRLRIIHRDLKASNVLLDSELRPKISDFGIARIFGGDQNEAKTKIVIGTYGYMSPEYIIDGKFSAKSDVYSYGVLLLEIVSGLKNTKYRMTEQYHSLLSHAWLLWNEGRTLEIVDRCLEDSYIKSEVQRCIQISLLCVQRSPKDRPTMSSVVSMLENKDVAIPEPKKPGFFIEQVQAETVTELTSGNQLTATTIDAR; encoded by the exons TTGACAGGAATCGACTGAGTTTCAATGAAAGTATCGGTAGAGGTGAATCTTTGGTATCCCTGAATCAGAGGTTCGAGCTTGGTTTCTTTTCTCCTGCCAGCACAAACAACAAGTCATATTTAGGAATATGGTACAAGAACTACCCTGATATTGTTGCATGGGTAGCCAACAGGGAGAGTCCACTTACAGATTCAGCTGGAACTTTAACTATTTATAGAGATGGGAATCTTGTGCTACTCAATTCTTCAAATAGCATTATATGGTCATCGAATATCTCTCTCTCATCTGCTCAGCTGCAGAGTTCATCAGTTGTTCATCTTTTAGATTCTGGAAATCTTGTTCTGACACAAAATCGCAGTTCTGTGCCTGAAGGAAGTTATGTTTGGCAAAGCTTTGATTATCCAG GTGATACTCTTTTGCCTGGCATGAAGATTGGCTGGGACTGGACTACTGGCAAGGCCCGAAAATTGACATCCTGGGTAGACACCACTGATCCATCTCCTGGAAACTTTGTGTATAAGATGGATCTTCTTGGCTTGCCTCAAGTTGTTCTTCGTGAAGGATCAGAAAAGAAGTTCCGTACTGGGGTTTGGAATGGAATTCGATTAAGTGGCCTTTACAGATCAAGACCAACAAATCCGTTGTTCAATTACAAGTTTACTAATAGCACTAAAGAGATAAATTTCTTCTATGAATTCACAGCTAACCAAACGATATCAAGGCTTGTCCTGAATCAGTCTGGAATACTGCAGAGATATGCAATCCGAGGAGGGACTTCTGAATGGTCCTTGATATACGAGACACCAAGTGATACGTGTGATCCATATGCAAAATGTGGTCCCAATGGCCTCTGTAAGGCTACTGAAGATCTGAGTTGTGAGTGCTTTCATGGTTTCATCCCAAAGTCAGAAAGTGAATGGAATATTCTTGATAGAACTAATGGATGCATTAGGAGGAAACCGCTGAATTGTCTCAAGGGGGAGGGGGATGGATTTTTGTGGATTAATAATGTCAAACTGCCAGATCTTTTGGCACAGAAGTTCTGGTTTAATGGTAGCATGAGCTTAAAGGAATGTGAGCAAATGTGTTTCGGAAATTGCTCGTGTACAGCGTATGCAAATTCAGATATCACTGGAAAAGGAAGTGGCTGTTTAATATGGTACGGTGATTTGATTGATATAAAAACTTTATCAAATACAGAAGGGAGTGAGCAAGGGATGTACATACGTCTTGCAGCTTCAGAACTGA AAAACGGGAAAAAGAGACTACTTGTGATTATTTCAGTTGTATCAGCAGCTTCAGTGATGCTATTCGTAGGGTTGTTAGCTTGGTGCAGACTCCGAAcattaaagaaaagaagag AAAGAAATAATGAAGACATAGACCTACCATTATATGATCTGTCGACTTTAGCAAGCGCGACCAATCACTTTTCCGACACAAGTATTATTGCCACGGGTGGCTTTGGTCCTGTTTACAAG GGAAAGTTACCTTCGGGACAAGAGATAGCTGTGAAAAGACTTTCCAAAGATTCAGGACAAGGTACAGAAGAATTTAAGAATGAGATCATTTTAATCTCAAAACTTCAGCACCGAAATCTTGTCAGGATTTTAGGCTGGTGCCTTGAAGGGGGAGAGAAATTATTAGTGTACGAGTACATGCCTAACGAAAGTTTAGACAAGCTAATATTTG ACTGGAAAAGAACCACACTGAAGTGGGATAATAGATTCGAAATTGCAATAGGTATTGCAAAGGGACTGGTTTACCTACATCAAGACTCGAGGTTGAGAATAATACATCGGGATCTCAAAGCTAGCAATGTTTTACTTGATAGTGAGCTACGCCCTAAAATTTCAGACTTTGGCATTGCTAGAATATTTGGAGGTGATCAAAATGAAGCAAAAACTAAGATCGTGATAGGAACATA TGGTTATATGTCACCAGAATACATCATTGATGGAAAATTTTCAGCAAAGTCTGATGTCTACAGTTATGGCGTGCTTTTGTTAGAGATAGTCAGCGGCTTAAAGAACACCAAATATCGCATGACTGAACAATATCATAGTCTTTTAAGTCAT GCATGGCTGCTGTGGAATGAAGGGCGGACCCTGGAAATTGTGGACAGATGTTTGGAAGATTCATATATCAAGTCTGAAGTTCAAAGGTGTATCCAAATCAGTTTATTGTGTGTCCAGAGATCACCAAAAGACAGGCCTACAATGTCATCAGTTGTTTCTATGCTTGAAAATAAAGATGTGGCCATACCCGAGCCTAAGAAACCAGGTTTCTTTATTGAGCAAGTTCAAGCAGAAACTGTAACTGAATTAACCTCTGGGAATCAATTGACAGCGACAACTATAGATGCAAGATAG
- the LOC108213593 gene encoding senescence-specific cysteine protease SAG39-like: MVFLSKHQFIVMLMIFIVGALASLAAARSLAEVEVSTIMTHEQWMSRYGRVYKDADEKTMRSNIFSKNLEYIESFNKANTKPYKLGVNEFADLTNEEFTTMRNRYKGHVCATDTSLFRYANFSAVPSTMDWRKKGAVTPIKDQGQCGCCWAFSAVAAMEGITQLKTGKLISLSEQELVDCDTSGEDQGCAGGLMDNAFEFIQQNHGLSTETNYPYSGTDGTCNANKEANHAAKITGHEDVPANSESALLKAVANQPISVAIDASGSDFQFYSSGVFTGQCGTELDHGVTAVGYGTAADGTKYWLVKNSWGTSWGEEGYIRMQRGIKAKEGLCGIAMEASYPTA; this comes from the exons ATGGTTTTTCTAAGCAAGCACCAATTCATAGTTATGCTTATGATCTTCATAGTCGGAGCCTTGGCATCTCTAGCTGCAGCTCGTTCTTTGGCTGAGGTCGAGGTGTCAACGATTATGACTCATGAGCAATGGATGTCACGCTATGGCCGTGTGTACAAAGATGCTGACGAGAAGACAATGCGTTCTAACATTTTCAGTAAGAACCTGGAATATATAGAGTCATTTAACAAGGCAAATACCAAGCCATACAAGCTGGGGGTCAATGAATTTGCAGACCTTACAAATGAAGAATTCACGACCATGAGGAACAGATACAAAGGCCATGTTTGCGCCACGGATACAAGTTTGTTTAGATATGCAAATTTTAGTGCAGTACCATCTACCATGGACTGGAGAAAGAAAGGGGCAGTTACACCGATCAAGGACCAAGGCCAATGTG GGTGCTGCTGGGCATTTTCGGCAGTGGCAGCTATGGAAGGAATTACTCAGCTTAAAACTGGCAAGTTGATCTCTTTATCTGAGCAAGAACTCGTTGACTGTGATACTAGTGGTGAAGATCAAGGCTGTGCGGGAGGTCTGATGGACAATGCATTTGAGTTCATCCAACAAAATCACGGCCTCTCAACTGAAACAAACTACCCTTACAGTGGGACTGATGGAACTTGCAACGCCAACAAAGAAGCAAACCATGCAGCCAAGATAACTGGGCACGAGGATGTGCCTGCAAATAGTGAGAGTGCGCTGCTAAAAGCTGTTGCTAATCAACCAATCTCTGTTGCCATTGATGCTAGTGGTTCCGACTTCCAGTTCTACTCTAGTGGTGTCTTTACAGGTCAGTGTGGAACTGAGTTAGATCATGGAGTGACTGCTGTAGGCTATGGCACAGCTGCTGATGGAACCAAGTATTGGCTCGTGAAGAACTCATGGGGCACAAGCTGGGGTGAAGAAGGTTACATAAGGATGCAAAGAGGCATTAAGGCCAAAGAAGGCCTATGTGGCATAGCAATGGAGGCTTCATATCCAACTGCTTAA